TGTAATAGGTTGTGTGATTATCACTGAAATTCACCTTTATTCCGAAGTTCTCTTCCAAATACTTTCGTACTTGAAACCATCGGACCCTCTTTTCCAGTTTTATCGCCATGTGATAATGGTATAGATTCATATTCTGCTCATGTTCGCCATTATCTGTGTTGTGATGAGCCTCAATACACGTTACCCACTGTACAACTCTAACGCCAAAGTTCTGCCAAGCTTGTAATACAGcattggaaaaactttctttagaaGGAAACTTAACAACATCAGCTCGACTGTAtgtaattaaatacacaacGCGTTGTCTCCCAGCTTGCAGACATTCCATGTTTACTAAACCGTAAGAAAAAAACGCTAAGCCTGGGAACGAATGTCCCATCACATGCACCCTCGGAGCCCCACCCACCTTTATCCCTTCAGATACAATAACTAGTTTTCAGGCATGAAAACCAGACATTCTCAGACTGTGAATAAAAATTACTCCCTTTTGCATTGACAACGAtggttttaagaaatttaaaaaaaaaataaaaaataaaaaattacaattcgataaatgaatataaaataaaacgaCAGGACTCTTCACATCATATATCACAGCATGCTTTTCCCCTACCTGCCGCCACCTTCGACTCGTTTCCAAAACACACTTACAATAAGGTAGCTGACATAGGCTACTTCTAAAactagaaacaaagaaaactgttctcccaactTCTGACTAAAAAATTCCCTCTAAAGTTCACATAGAACACCTCGAATATTCTTCAGACAATGGAGGACAAAACTCCTTGGGACGGATATCGAAAACCTTCCTTCCAaagccttttcttttcacatattcaaatgtagcataatatgcacttctctaaccacgtggataccacgaatggccctcccctcccccctccaaacaatgttgtaatgaacaaactcttttaggacagggtAAAGTGTACAGCGCCgcacaaactacaacattgcttggggggggGGAAAAGGGGAGAAATAAAGGTAGATCATGTCAAAGCgtcctaagagttttgtccccCATTGTCTGAATACTGGCTGACTCACCAAAGTACCTATTACtttgacaaaaatggaaaacaacactATAATAAGACAAGGAACTGTGATTAACAATATGAAAGGATATATGGCGTTACCAAATGTCATGTTTGCGCGAGGTTtagaatttaaatgtaaaattagAGTTTGCAAACGATATCGACTgtgacgttgtttaactttcgatGACAATTTACTCTTCGTCTGCTTTGTGAATAATTGTACGCGCATGCAAGTATGGTCTTCATCCAACAAATCGTAGCAGAGAAAAAGGCTTTGGTGTGGTACCTGAGAACATACAGTAAattgtctttccgaaaaatcgctgAGGAATGTGGAATATCAAAGTCGTCTGCGCACCGAATTTACAGTAATGAGTTTGGAAATGGCCGTAAGACAAGGATACTAAGTGACAAGAGGCAGGGAAGACCACGAAATGTAAGCGAAAGAAAGATGCGTTTATTGATTCGTACCTTAAGGTCTTTTAGACGGAATAATGTACACGTCACTGTGAGAAGTTTAGTGGAAGAGAgtggtcttagttttcaagtGGCCAGTAGGAGGACATATTCGCGCTATTTGAATGAACTTGGATACTATTATTTTTCGGCTCGAAGAAAAGGGATTCTTAGTGACAATGATAAAAAAGTGCGACTGCAATTTGCACGTAACATGAAGCAAGAGATGATTAGAAATCCTGATTTctggaaaaaatgaaatttccttttacttggACGGGGTATCGTTTGTTCACAAGTATAACCCGAAAAGTGGTGCGGCCTCAAACAGAGCCAGGGCGTGGCGAAAACGAGAGGAAGGGCTTAAAGTTACAGCCAAAGGATGTAAAGATTTAGCGGGTGGACGGCGTCTGCATGTTCTCGTGGCCATAGCATACGGAAAAggagtgatcttgaaagtaccctaccagaaaatgacaggtgaattttttgcgacatttattcgagaacatttcaacatgacTTTTGCAAACGCTGGTCCAAAAGCAGATGGTCgacgtttatttgttatggaCAACGACCCCTCACAAACCAGTCGTGTTGCGAAAGTCGCCCTTGAAGAAATTGAGGGAAGCTTTCATGAAATCCCACCGAGGTCACCAGATCTGAATCCTATAGAGAATATTTTCCATCTTGTTAAGCGCTACTTAGATCAGGAGGCAATATCCAGGAACATTACAAGGgaatcctttgatgaatttaacCTTCGAGTTTTGGAAGCATTTCGGAATATTCCCCTTGAaactatagataaaactatctcGAGTATGAACACAAGGATTACAGCCATTGTCGCTTCCAAGGGCGAAAGGACAAAATATTAATCACACAATTGAATGTCACCTTCATACTATTTtccttatactaaaacaatgaagtgTCACTTTTCCAAACCACAACTACTTTGATTGATAATCACACTGAATGAACTTTTAACCCTACAAAATAGTTGCCACATGTATTAAACCataatgttgttttttgaaaagagcaCAGAATTGCGTTACATTGAGTCTGTATCTTTTTAAACACAACACATTTCTCGGACACAGTTCTCGGCTACATTATGTGAAATATCGAGCTAACGAATTTTGATCTGTGATCCAGCTgtataaaaacagtaataaaatgtcTCATTGCCACTGAATGTTGTAGAAGTAATGTATAAAGCAAATGGCTTTTGCGATTTACAACAGTTCTCGGGTTAaacatttaaagaaaacattgttaacagttcatttctttaaggtttgaGGCGAGAACTGTTGCCAAAATCGTTGTCCGAATATAATTCCTTATCTAAAACCAATATTTAGAGAGGGCACTCgaacaaaaatacttacaacTACATAACTGGATCGTACGGGCCTTCGAAAAAgcgtaaaaaaggttttttacccCGAGAACTGTACGTGAGAACTgtgacaacagttgtcttttagttCACAACTTTTAGTCACGCAAGGTCAACAGGGGTCACATGAGTTACGAGTTATGAGTTACGCACGTcaggcaaaataaattttgcgaagcaaaatctacacGGGGGGATatcctcctgttctgcatgtggtatttgcttccagaaatggaaaaaaacccaTCGGCAGTTCATCATTTCTGTATTCACGCGATCCATAGCACCCCCTTTCACTAGCACTAACGGCGCACCCGAGGTCGCAAAAAACGGGGTATCTTTTGATAGCTCAATATCTTTGCTACAGAAATTTTTGGGCGCCGGTAAGTGAACTGTATCCCCTTCTAGAGCTTGCAGAAATTCGGGCTAGGCGATAATTTTAGGATGCCACCGAAAATCATTAAGATATATAATCTCGGCTTCTTCAGCACCTATCCAGGCAAATGAACCTGTAGCGGGATTCGAGAACGCCTGGTAAATTACTTTTAGTGGCGATACAATAAACGATTTCCCGCAATTTGCAGGACCATGTATATAGACATTGCGATACTTCCCTCTACCTTTTTCTAGTGCATTGTAAATTGCATTGCAAAATGAACGCTCTTCTATCTCGTGGCGCTGGAGTAACTGTTTGGCAGCTGTAAGCCATCTCCCTTGACAACCGTCAGTGCACTCGCCGGTGAGCTCCTCTTCTAGCAGTTCAACACGGCTTTTTCTAGACCGATTTAAACGTGTTTCGGCCTCGGCAAATTCCCTCGCTAACTGAATCGCTTCATCGACCGCTTTACTTCACCGGTTGGCAATAAATTCTGCCAAcgtggttttcccttctctaaCTTGAGCCGCCGCTAAAGACACCAGCTCTAAGCGTGAGCTTATGGATTTGGCTTGTACCAGCTGACACACgtcaaaagtgctcaagcgatcaCCTCCTCTTTTCTTAGATTTTCGGCGCTGTTGCTTGGCCTTCGATTTTCTCTTATTCGTGGCCACAGCGGATTCGGTTTGAGGAGGAACGTCTGTTAAATGTGGATGAGAAGGCGAGTGCAAAGCGTCGTTGTCTTCTTTCGTCACATAACGGTACGCGCTGTAATAGGTTGTGTGATTATCACTGAAATTCACCTTTATTCCGAAGTTCTCTTCCAAATACTTTCGTACTTGAAACCATCGGACCCTCTTTTCCAGTTTTATCGCCATGTGATAATGGTATAGATTCATATTCTGCTCATGTTCGCCATTATCTGTGTTGTGATGAGCCTCAATACACGTTACCCACTGTACAACTCTAACGCCAAAGTTCTGCCAAGCTTGTAATACAGcattggaaaaactttctttagaaGGAAACTTAACAACATCAGCTCGACTGTAtgtaattaaatacacaacGCGTTGTCTCCCAGCTTGCAGACATTCCATGTTTACTAAACCGTAAGAAAAAAACGCTAAGCCTGGGAACGAATGTCCCATCACATGCACCCTCGGAGCCCCACCCACCTTTATCCCTTCAGATACAATAACTAGTTTTCAGGCATGAAAACCAGACATTCTCAGACTGTGAATAAAAATTACTCCCTTTTGCATTGACAACGAtggttttaagaaatttaaaaaaaaataaaaaataaaaaattacaattcgataaatgaatataaaataaaacgaCAGGACTCTTCACATCATATATCACAGCATGCTTTTCCCCTACCTGCCGCCACCTTCGACTCGTTTCCAAAACACACTTACAATAAGGTAGCTGACATAGGCTACTTCTAAAactagaaacaaagaaaactgttctcccaactTCTGACTAAAAAATTCCCTCTAAAGTTCACATAGAACACCTCGAATATTCTTCAGACAATGGAGGACAAAACTCCTTGGGACGGATATCGAAAACCTTCCTTCCAaagccttttcttttcacatattcaaatgtagcataatatgcacttctctaaccacgtggataccacgaatggccctcccctcccccctccaaacaatgttgtaatgaacaaactcttttaggacagggtAAAGTGTACAGCGCCgcacaaactacaacattgcttggggggtgggggaaaagggGAGAAATAAAGGTAGATCATGTCAAGCGTCGTAAGAGTTTTGTCCCCCATTGTAGATAAGATGCTTTCAATATAAGCAGCAAAATACACTTCTGCAGAAGGTAAATACAAGTTAGGTTGGAGCAGAGCAATAGGTAAACTAAAGATATACTCGAGAGTAAGGAAAGGACAGTAACGTTGATCCATGATAGATAAAAGCGAGATCTTTTTTGACACAAAATTAATGTGTGATTTCCAAGAAAGGTGCTGGTCACTGTTGACACCTAAGAATTAAAATTTTAGTCTCCACAACTTGCTCGATCACAGCATTATCCAGAATTAAAGGAACATTAACATTAACTTTCTTTTGCCTTGAGTGAAAAATCATTAAGTTTGTTTTGGTCAAATTCAAGGATAACCTATTTGCTTTAATTATAAGCCAAgaaacaactttttttcaagCTTGTAGTTAACAATGGAAATAAGGTGGTTGTTATCCTTATGTAAACAAAAAGAGAGATTTAGTCATACTAGAAACATTAGGAAGATTTTTAACATACAAGATAAACAAAAGGGGTCCAAGGATTAACCTTCTGGAACACCATATCTCTACAATAAGATTGACAGGACCTAAACTGAACAAATTGGAATTGGTCCTTAAGATAAAATCCACAGCAATGCAGTGTTCCAAAGACCATAGTGTTGCAATTTCTGACtcaatacatgtatttcatgaTTAATAGACTAAGAATCAAATACCTTAGTCCAATCAAAAAAGATGCCTAAAGTTGTATGATTTGTCAGTAGCTGACGATATATAATTTAAACAATTAGATTTATTAACGCTATTCCAGTAGAATGGTTGTTTCGAAATCCAAATTACTTCGATTAGACAAATTACTATGCAAGTCTAAGAATTTAATCTGTCGCTTGTACATTACTTTTTCTAAGAGTTTAGCGAAGGCGGgaagaataatttattgatatCAGCCTGTAGTTACTGAAAAGTGTGGGGTTGTCTGCCTTAAAAGCTGGAATCACTTTGGCGAGCTTGAGAGTTTCAGGAAACACATACTCCAGTTGATAAAGACAGATTGGTTACGTGGGGCTATGCATTATCTTTAAATGACTTCTGAATAACTTTCATTGACATAGAGTATTATCATATCTGGGGGCTTTACTGGCGTTGCTCAATTCCTTGACCATAAGTGGCTGCAAGGAGATAGAATCAGAAGGAGAGCCAGACACTGAAGAAGTCCTTCTACCTTGGGAAACAAGTTAGTGGTGGAATTTTCTCTCGAGAAATTACCTGAAGGGCCATCATCATGATGACTGCATTTTAAGGCAAGTTTGTTTCAGTTTTAGCAATTGTCTTCAACTAAagatttccaactttcattACAAAATTTTACCTCTCACGGGATAACCTCACCACTGACCAGTTTCCAGATGGCAAGACAGCTCACTAATAGAGTGGTTTGCCACACAAAGGTTATGGATTCAAATCGTGTTCAAGCTGAAAATTTTTAGGCTTTACTTTTGATACCGCTCAAGTAATTTTCGTAACTGTGATGTTCTTCTGCGGCTTAAATGTGTCTTTCATGTTTACATGTAGTCCTACAGGTTTGACTGCAAGAGTTTGACAAACATGAGTTGACAAATGGTGAAATCAACAGACAACCCACAGTACTAAAATGAAttgtactggaaagctggtttactattAAACTTAAAATTGAACACAGACCACTAAAGCCAATACCTGTTAATTCCTGCAGTCCCTACAAATAACTtatcaacaacagcagcaacaagcaAACAACTGGCagatttattttttatgaaaTTACTAGATAATTGCAAAAGTATTATTGAAGTCAGAAGTATTTATGAAGtatttatgaagggactgctcgcagtctacaaACATATGGATCATCAAATCCTCAGCCTAGTAAAAATGGTGCAATATAACATTTAATATGTATAAACACCGCCTGAGTGTGGAAATGTTCAAAGTAATGAAGGGCAATTTCACTCACTGACTCTCACAAAATTTCGATTAAACATAAAATTGTCATAGAAGGAAATTGGTGTTTACATTAAGAAGGCTGAAGACAGAATTTGAAGGCAACTCCTTGCTAGTTAGAGGACCCATTCTTTGGAATAGTCTGAATAACAAAACAAGGGacataaataatgtaaataagtaTGTTATTTGTCAGCTGGAAGGTCCATATAGCAAAAAACTATGACTGCataaggtcttgaaaatgctgcccaaggccatctctctctctctctctctctctctctttagaTTCATCAGTCCGTATATACTATGCTATTTCTCTaggacattaaaaaaataataattcaacTTCAAGCACTATGACTTCAAAAGAGTGGAAGATCTAACTGAAAATGAACAGTATAATAGTTAAAGACGAATATCAATAGCATATTTATCATGATATTTGGATTAAAACCCAAAGAAGGTACATGTAGCAAATACTGAATGCTTGGCACATCAGTCAAAAATTCCGTAAAATTTCTCAGTTAAATCGTATTTCAAAGGTCTTCAAGTTAAAGAACATGTCTGCTCGACCCCTCTGGATTAGGTTTACTTTTCGTGTCTTTCCATCTTCTTTTTTCTCTAAAATGTTGCTTGAAGGCATAAGGCTTATTTCATCCGTTTTTGGccgaaaaatggacaaaaatcaCGTTTTTGGCATTAAAAATTCTTACAAGCGATTTCTTCTAAAAGCAGGCTGAAAACATATTAAACAAAACTGGTCCAAACCATCTGCATAATCCTTTGTGGTATTTTATGGAATTTTTCGCCAAAAACCACCACCattccccacccctcccctctCCAACTCAGTGGATAAGGAAATGGCACCCTTTGGTCTTCATGCTGGTTTGTCTGCATATAAGGCGATAACTTCTACTTCATTTTAAGTGAAAAGCAGATGAAGAAGCTTCTTTTCAAGTAAATATCCATAACCTGCCATTCTTTATGGATGTTTAGGATATCATAAAGACGAAACTTAGGGTGCATTCCATTGACCacattctggaataggaataaatggaatataagttagaaattcttcgtttttactaagattcacgttaaaattgtcaaaatatctgctaaaatgctattttaaacatatttttattatccttgctgcttcgaaacgcaccaaacataccgttttaatcattcCTCCACAttttcttattccagaatagggtcaatcaaacaCGCCCTTATTATAAAATCAAGGTTTGACGGGAGCCCACAAGTAGAAGCATGGCTCTCCCATGCAAGCCCTCTGAATGAACCTTTGCGTGTAGAACGCCAcaagttcttcggctctgcatgCACTGTTTAGAtgataaccaatcagaataaagttattgttgaACAAAGACATAAATCGCAAAAAACAATTTActcaaattgatgtaaatgtgtgTCTTCTGGTGAAGTGTTACTTTTAGAAATAAAAAGATacgagcaaaggttgactcaaagataTAGTGCATAGGAAAGGGGTGGgtgttgaaacaaacaaccCTACTATGTCTCAAATGGCACGAACATAGTGAGGATATCGTTGACGACACCTagggtcttttgtttctgtggttggcacatttgaataacaaaagcaatgtttgtaaaaactTAAATTCCCTATTCAATTTGAATTCCATGTAAATCTTCTGATCGTGCATCTGAAGCCCTGTGCGACAACACATTAGTAAAATGacagcattgcaccggcatcgcagaggtccaTAACTTGATGACAGCTGGAGTGGACTACTGTCACCTTTATTTTTACACCACATCAAGAATGTTATATAATCATGTGGAAAAAGTGGCAAATAAAGGACTTAAATAGGGCCTGAGTGAGGAAAGTGGGTGGGGAATTTATAGGTATCTCCGTTTTCACGCCAATTCCTTACCTTGCGGCactgtccaaatatggtcatggTAGCAACCACCGAAATCTATAGCTTTGTCACCAGTTgttgaaaaataaaactattaCTTACTCAATCTTACGTAAATAGCCAGAATTTGAGACTTCTAGACTTGCACTTCATCAGCTAAGTAGAACGAGACATTGGACATTATTTCGCTTTATACTTATttaatacattttaaaatattgacaGGCAATGTACATGCACCAGGTAAGGTTTGTTAGCATCCATCTGTCTCGCGAGATAATGGAATTTGCGCTGAGGTTTAGTCTTTTGAACAGTTGCAACTCCTGCTGTGGGTGGACACGTAGTGTGGGAATCATATTGTGGTTTACCATGGTTAACACTATCCTAGGAATGGCACATCAATGTGCATGGGCATACACTAACGTACATGACTCTATACTAGCCTACACTTGCCTAAATGGGCGTACACTGGCTAGCCCACACGGGCACACACTGCCCATGTGGCACAGTCACTAGCCTACATGGGCATATTGTCGCGACTGTACCCCCCTTAGGAAAAGCTTCTGTACCAGTCCCGCGCAAAGTTAGTGTTGATGTCGGATTAAAACAGAAAGAAACTACTCGTCGCTGTGTTGTATTAAGGCTCGTTACTGGTATTGGTCAAGATATGGAACCATCACATTGGTGGCAGCGGTGGTTGACTCCGATACAATCGAAAAATCCTTTTAAACCGGATTTCGAGGACCTCAGCCAGTTGTTTGGACTGATCGAAGAAAGCTCAACCGCCACCAAAACACCACGTGCAAGATCGGCGAACCCTTTTCGGAGCGACGAGGTTTGTTCAACCCCCGCAAAATCGATAGAGCTGTTAGCTGCACAGACGACCCCATCACTAGCAAATACATTCACGACAGCAGTGACTCCACCACTTGTGCGATCTTCAAATCCGTTCCGTAGTAATGATGGTTTGCCAAGCTTTTATATACCATCTCAGGAGTCAACGGTGACTGATCGGAAAATTAAAAGGCCGGTTAAGCTTCCCAAGGATTTCGATGGCAAACAACCACTCAAAGAATATTTAATGCATTTTGAGCGTTGTGCGATTGTTAATGGCTGGAATGAGGAGGAGAAAGCCATGTTTTTAACAGCGAGTCTTCGTGGCCACAGCCGGAAATTGTTGAGTGGACTGACGGAATTGGAGTGCAAGCAGTATTCGAAAATTGTGGAGCGACTGCAGCTACACTTTGGTGTGGAGAAACAGGCTGAGTTACACCAGGCCAGACTACTGAATCGCCGGCCATTTGAAGGTGAGAGTTTACCAATGCTAGCAACAGATATTCGTTCTATGGTGGACTTAGCATACCAGgatttgggtgcccctgtacagGAACGCTTTGCTGTACAACATTTTAGTGATGCGTTATATGACAAGGATGATCGGCTGTACCTCAGGCGGGAAAAGCCAGAAACCCTTGACCAAGCCCTTTCTCTTGCTTGGGAGTTGGAGTCCCTTCGAGTGTTGGACAACAATAACTCATTCAGGCGGGCGGGTACTAAAGTCAGGGCTATGGAAACCGAAAGAATGCAATTGCAAATACAAGTTCATGAGCTGAAACGTCAGATAGACTATCAACAGCAACAACTAGAAGCACAAGAAACCATCATAAGCCCATTAAACCAATTTGCGACACAGCAAGAGCAGCCCCACCCCAACAGAAATCGAGCAGCACAGGGTACCCATATAGATTAGATAGGGTAGATTGGAGTGCTGGAACTGTGGAGACAGGGGACACATGAGAAAAGAATGCCCAAAACTCAAAGCAACACCAAATTCTAGTCAACCTTCCGGAAACGAGAACAGGGTATCTTCAAGGGCCCAGAGAGATGCCTGAGTGATGAAGGGGCGCAATTGAGTGACAGTGTTGCCGACAACTTTAAAAAGAGTGAAAACGTGACTGTAATGCATAATTTGAAATTCCGAGCGTGTGTACTGTATGTTATTGGATTTATTGGACAGTATAAACTTGTCTGGCTTGTGGACACTGGAGCCATGAGAAACATTTTATCCTACGAATGTTACAACAGATTGCCTGAAGATTTAAAGTTTCCATTGCATGAGGATGGTTCACAAGTGTTGGTTGCAGATGGTCGCAGGGCCAATACGCATGGCACAGGGAACTTAACTGTGAGGATTGGAAGGCAAGACGTCAGCATACGTGTGTTGGTGGCAGACATTGAAGATTGTGCTATATTGGGTATGGAATTCCTGTCTGCTGTTGATGCGAAGATAGATCTAGTCGAATAGCAACTGCTTATTAATGGGGAGGAAGTTGACTGTTGTAACCAGAGTTGCCAGCAAGTTAGTTTCAAGTGTGTAACCCGTCGTCTCGTAACAATACAGCCTCATAGTGAGGCAGTGATCCCTGTCCATCTCCTCCATCGACAGTCGTCACCCAGAACTGCCAAGCAAGGATTGCGAATCTTGGAGCCCTGTGGCACTCGTGTGGCACTAAAAGAACTGTGGGAGCGTAGCGTGGAACAGTTGACAGAGGAGGAAAGCCATGCAGTTGCTAAGTTGTTGCACCGACACAAGGACATATTTTCCTTATCAGAACAGGACCTTGGCAGACCCAAAATGATAACACACCACATCGATACGGGCAATGCAAGACCCATTAAACAGCAACCCTGACGTGCCTCACCAGCAAAGCATGTAGAGATTGACAGACAAGTGGAGGACTTATTA
The Montipora capricornis isolate CH-2021 chromosome 10, ASM3666992v2, whole genome shotgun sequence genome window above contains:
- the LOC138021158 gene encoding uncharacterized protein, which gives rise to MVFIQQIVAEKKALVWYLRTYSKLSFRKIAEECGISKSSAHRIYSNEFGNGRKTRILSDKRQGRPRNYNPKSGAASNRARAWRKREEGLKVTAKGCKDLAGGRRLHVLVAIAYGKGVILKVPYQKMTGEFFATFIREHFNMTFANAGPKADGRRLFVMDNDPSQTSRVAKVALEEIEGSFHEIPPRSPDLNPIENIFHLVKRYLDQEAISRNITRESFDEFNLRVLEAFRNIPLETIDKTISSMNTRITAIVASKGERTKY